TACGCCTGCTTTCACGACGCTTCAGAGTGCTACTATGCCCATTGAAAAGGCTGGCCCGCAAGGTAAGAAGATTGTTCTGTTGTTTGCTTTCATTGCATTTTTCGGTGTGACAATGTATGCCTTATGGAAAGAAAAGCAATTGAAAATGTTGTTGGGAATGTAGAAATAACAGCTAAGAACATAGATAAAATTTCACATTGGAAATGCATTCTACTGAAATTCTCTTTTTGATTGGCTTCGTTGTCTTTATTGCAGCCATCCTCATATTGGACATGTTGGTTATTGATCGCAAGGCTCATGCCGTGTCAATCAAGGAAGCCGGCACTTGGACTCTTGTCTGGATAACACTCGCTTTGGCCTTTTCTGCTTTCCTTTGGTTTTATGGTGACCTCGTACATGGCATTCATAACTTCGACGATTTGCAGGCCGTTGCATCGCATTATGCCACACATCTCAAACTCAACCCTAACGATTTCGAAGGCAGTTTGCAGCATTATCGCCATTATATGACCATTTCCTATATTTCCGGTTACCTTATAGAGAAGACCTTATCTGTGGATAATCTCTTCGTCATGATGATGATATTTACCTCTTTCGGCGTAAAGAATACAGAATATCAGCATGTGCTCAATTGGGGTATTCTGGGGGCAATTGTCTTGCGTTTCGTGTTTATCTTTGCCGGTGCAGCTATCATTCAGCGCTTTGATTGGGTGTTGTTGGTCTTCGGAGTCGTATTGGTTTACAGCGCATATAAGATGTACCGTGACCGCAATAAAAAAGAATCTATCAACGTAGAGCATCATCCTATGGTGCGTTTCCTGTCGAAATATTTCCATGTTTACCCTCGTTTTGACGGCGATAACTTTTTTGTTCGTGCGGTAAAAAAGGGGAATGACTATGAATTGGTAGGCAAAGGAATGAAAGGTTTGCTTTGTATGACTCCGCTTTTCGTGACGGTTCTCGTGATAGAATTCAGCGACTTAATCTTTGCTTTCGATAGTATTCCGGCGGTTTTCTCCGTGAGTCTCGACCCTTATGTGGTCTTCTTCTCCAACATTTTCGCTATTCTTGGCCTGCGTGCCATGTTCTTTTTGCTGGCTGCCATAGCCGACAAGTTCCGTTATTTGAAGTCAGGTGTCAGCTTTTTACTGTTGTTTATCGGAGTGAAACTCCTCATACATCATTATGTAGAGATTGATGCCCTGTGGTCACTCGGTGTCATTGTGGCTGTCTTAGTGATAAGTATTGCAGCGTCTTTGATTATAAAACCCGCTGCTCATCCTGCCCAAGAGAGAGATATTGAAGCCCGGCATAAGGAATAAGCATATAGCTTTTGTGATAGAAACCGTATAGGAAAAGCCCCCGATACACATTGATGTCGGAGGCTTTTTCCATGAAATGAGTATTCCGAAAGCAAGGATTTACTTCAAATCTGTACTCTTTAACCATACGTCCATGCATCCCGTTCCGCGATGATTCCAAGCATAATAGGGGATAAGTGTGAGGTTGAAGTTCTTCAATGTCAGGTTTCCCTCATTGTTTTTCGACAATTCCTGTGCTGCTGTTTGTAAGGCATCAACGCTGAAAAGCTTTCCATCTGCTTCGGTGTTCCTGATTTTATAATCCTTGATGAGATTGAAGACGGCATTGTTCTTGATGTAAATCTGATTGGTTTTCATGCCGTTATTATCAGCGCTTTCAGCGCAATAAACCAGTGGTCCACGCTCAACGGCCACGCAACCGCGGTCGTCTGTGATGCGTTTATCGGCCAAAATTGTGCGTGGTTGCATGTCAAGATTCAGCGTAATCACATCGCCCCTCTTCACTTTGTTGATGCGGATATAGCCCTTTTCTGCCTTTTCAACGTTGTAGTTTTTGCCGTTTACTGCAATATTCCAATCGTCTTTTTGCTTGTCGGTAAAACTGTAAAGACCGCCTGGAGTGACCTTACCGCGTGCCCAACCTGGTATGCGAACCAACAGAGATGCATTCTTATTGGTATTTCCTTTGACGCGAATCGCTACCTTTCCATCCCAAGGATAGTTGGTTTCTGTTTCCAGTTTCATCTCCTTTCCGCCTACTTTCACGTTGGTTTTGCTCGCCATGAAGAGGTTCACATAAACGTCGTTGCCTCGTACTGCATAGACATATCCGGGGATAGAAGGTATGAAACGGCTGAGGTTACTGGGACAACAGGCACAGCCAAACCAAGGTTGACGCGTTGTTGTTCCGTCGGCATTGAACTTGTAAATGCCGTCAGCAGAAAGTGGATTAGGGTAGAAGAAGCGTCCGCCATCAATGCTCATACCGCTGATAACACCATTATATAATGTGCGTTCCAAGCAGTCTATGTATTTCGAATCACCGTGGAGCATGAACAATCTCATGTTAAGATAGCACTGTGCAATGGCGGCACAGGTTTCATTATAGGCCGTCAGGTTGGGCAGTTCGTAATCAGCGCCAAAGGCTTCGCCGTTATGTCGTGCGCCAACACCGCCTGTCAAGTAATACTTTTTGCTTACGATGTTGTCCCAAATGCGGTCAATAGCTTTGATATAGGCACTGTCTCCAGTGAGTGCAGCGATATCCGCCATGCCGGCATACATGTAGCCTGCACGTACAGCATGACCCCAAGCTTCGCGTTGTTTGACAACAGGAATATCGCTTTGAGAATACTGATTGCGGATAGTTGTCTTGCCTCTGTAGTCTAAAAAGAACTTAGCTTCATCGAGATAATGCCTGTCTCCCGTTGCAAGATAAAGCTTGGCAAGTCCCATTTCGGCTATTTGATGACCGGGAACAACGCAGGCTTGACCAGGATTTGGCCCCACTTCGCGAATCACGCAGTCGGCATATCGACGTGCAATATCAAGAAACTTCTTCGAGCCTGTGGCTTGATAATGGGCTACGGCAGCGTCAAGCATGTGGCCAAGATTATAGAGTTCGTGACTCAAGTCTTCTACTTTTTCCCAGCGTTTTTTGCCCGACCAAGGGTGCGGACGCATAGGATTCATCGTTCGTGCCGTGTAGAGATAGCCATCGGTTTCCTGTGCTTTAGCCACAATGTTGAGTACACTGTCAATGTAGTTCACGAGTTTTTTGTCGGGAAAACTCTGTAACATGTAGCTTGCACCCTCAATGGTTTTGTAGACATCGGTATCGTCAAAAGGAAAGAGCATGAACTTCTCAACGCTGTATTTATCGCTGGGGTGGGCGGCTTTCTCAAAGTTTTCGTAGCGGTGTTCGCTTTTACATTTGCTGAAAGCCAATGGAATCGTCACTTCTTTTGCAGCTCTCACGCGGTCGCCAAAGAATGAACCTGGTGTGAGAGTAACGCTTGTGAAAGGCACTTGCTGATAGGGATAGCCACTTATGGAAGGTTGCCCCATGGCTCCACAAGTGGCTGCTGAAGCCATGATTGCGATGAGTAGTTTCTTTTTCATGATGCGTTTTAGGGTTTAAGATGATTGTTTTAATGTGGCAAATTTATGATTTTCTTTTCTTGAAAACGATTAAGTGTATATTGAATAATCATTATTTTAAATAATTTAATATCTTGGGCTGTTGTTTAAGTTGAAATCTCTTATGGTTTTATCGTTATTGAATTATTATGTAGGTAGGATAATTTTTTATTATAATCAACAGGGTGCTGTGGCTTGGAAAGCCACAGGACAGGAGTAATGTGAGATTGTTTTAATTCATAATGCACAATGCATAATGTATAATTTTTAATGTGGAATGAGGAATGTTGAATTGAATTTAATTCATAATTCACAATGCATGATGCATAATTTTTAATGTGGAATGTGGAGTGTTGAATTGTAATTAATTCATAATGCACAATGCATGATGTATAATTACGAAGTGAGTTAAAACTAATTTCCTTGCAAATTAGCTCTCCCCTCCTTGGGAGGGGCTGGGGGAGGCTCTGCAAGTTAGCTCCCCCCTCCTTGGGAAGGGCAGGGGGAGGTTACGCAAGTTAGCTCTCCCCTCCTTGAGAGGGGCCAGGGGAGGTTCCGCAAGTTAGCGCTCCCCTCCTTGGGAGGGGCAGGGGGAGGTCCCGCAAGTTAGCGCTCCCCTCCTTGGGAGGGGCAGGGGGAGGTCCCGCAAGTTCGGTCTCCCCTCCTTGGGAGGGGTCGGGGGAGGCTTTGCAAGTTAGCGCTCCCCTCCTTGGGAAGGGCCGGGAGAAGTTCCGCAAGTTAGCTCTCCCCTCCTTGGGAGGGGCTGGGGGAGGCTCCGCAGGTTAGTTCTCCCCTCCCTTGGGGAGGGGCAGGGGGTGGGTTCTTGTTATTTTCTTTTACAAATGCTTTCGCAGGAAGGGGCATGCTGAAAAATAAAAGCGTTACGGGCGGAAATACGCGAGTTTTGAATGAGTTTGTAAAGTATTGTCAATCAGTTGATTATAAAAAACAACAGGAGAAGCAGCATAACATGATGTTGATAAACAGTGTGATTTGCGTCACTTTGTCGTGCAATGTGATGCAAGTTGCGCGGTCACTTGATGCAGATAGTGGACTGATTTGATGCAGAATACATGATGTTTTGACGCAGATTGGCATGTGAAATGCCGATTTTGAAGTTTTCATTCGCTTTATTTTGTTATTGAAAGTCAATTTTCAGCGTTTATTTTCTCCAGATGATGAAAATGAAACGACGTGTTTTTTAGCCAATAAACTTTACAAAATCGACTTTCAGGAACACTGGAAAAGTGTTGTCGGAAAAGGCAGGCTGTCACTTTTGAAAGCTGAAACGAGCCACTTGAATCTTTCTTTGAACTACACAGAAAAACCCATTTTGTGCATTTTTTTTTGGTATTCTTGCCCGAAAGACGTAACTTTGCAGCGGATTTAAAAATAGAAAATTATGGCATACAACTTATTGAAAGGAAAGCGCGGTATTATTTTCGGTGCGCTGAACGACATGTCAATTGCATGGAAAGTGGCAGAACGTTGTGCTGAAGAAGGCGCATCTATTGTGCTGAGTAATACAGAAATGGCACTCCGTATGGGTACGCTTGACGAACTTTCCAAGAAGATTAATGCGCCAGTGATTGCGGCTGATGCCACCAATTACGATGACCTTGAGAATATTTTTGTAAAGGCTCAAGAGATGTTGGGCGGTAAAATAGACTTCGTACTCCATTCCATTGGTATGAGTCCTAACGTGCGCAAGCACCGCACTTACGATGACCTCGATTATAATTGGTTGAACAAAACGCTTGATATTTCTGCGATTTCATTCCATAAAATGCTTCAGGCAGCCAAGAAGGTAGATGCTATTGCTGATTATGGTTCAGTCGTTGCACTGACTTATGTGGCTTCACACCGCACGTTCTTCGGCTACAATGACATGGCTGATGCCAAGAGTTTGCTGGAGAGTATTGCACGTAGTTTCGGCTATATCTATGGTCGTGAGAAGAATGTTCGCATTAATACCATATCGCAATCTCCTACGGAAACAACGGCTGGTAAGGGTATAAAAGACATTGATAACATGATGGATTTTGCCGATAAGATGTCGCCTCTTGGCAATGCTACAGCCGCAGAATGTGCTGATTATTGCGTTACTTTGTTCAGCGATTTGACGCGCAAGGTGACTATGCAGACGCTGTTCCATGACGGAGGTTTCTCTAATATGGGTATGAGTTTGCGTGCAATGAACCAATATAGCAAGGCATTGGACGATTATAAAGACGAGAACGGAAACGTTATCTACGGATAAATTCAGTTCCAATAAGCCGTATATAATAAGGTGGAAAATCAGAAGCCGCAGCTCTTTCCTTAAAGGATTGAACTGTGGCTTCTGTTGCGTTTTCTCACACTGATGCTTTCGAAGGAAGTATGGGTGTAGGGTTTTGATAGGGCATTGAATAAAAATTATCGCCATGAAAAAGAAGATTGCATTGGTATTGTCAGGTGGTGGAGCGCGTGGATTTGCGCATATCGGAGCCATTGAGGAACTGGAAAGCAACGGATATGAAATCACTTCGATTGCCGGTTGCTCAATGGGAGCACTCATAGGGGGTATGTATGCTGCTGGAAAACTGCCCGAAGTGAAAGAGTGGGTGTTGGCACTTGACCGCAGAAAAGTGCTTTCTTTGGTTGACTTCTCATTGAGTTTGACTCATTTGGTCAAGGGCGATAGGGTGATGGATGCCTTGAAAGAGATTGTGCCCGACGTCAATATTGAAGACCTTCCCATTCCTTATACGGCTGTTGCGACCGATTGGAACAGCGGAAAGGAAGTTGTTTTCGATCATGGAAGCCTTTATGATGCCATTCGTGCCAGCATTTCAATCCCGCTGTTTCTCAATCCTGTTAGGCGTAAAGATATGTTGCTTGTGGATGGCGGATTGGTCAATTCATTGCCTTTGAATAGGGTCGTGAGGCAGCCAGGTGACTTGCTCTTTGGCATCAATGTGAGCACTCATGATTATCAAGGCGAGCTTCTTATGCAGCAGTTTATGGAGAAAAAATTGCTCAGTAAGTCAATGCCAGCGGTTATTATGAACCGCATTATCAAGCATTTTGATGGTGTCAATGTCAATTATGTCACGTTGTTGATGCGCACTATCGCAATTATGCTCGAACAAAATACACGTCAACAGATCTTAATCTCACGTCCCGACCTTGTTGTCCAGGTGCCGATGAAACGCTATGGTGTCTTTGATTTTGACAAGGCTGCAGCGATTTTACAGATAGGAAAGCATAAAACTTCTCGTGCATTGAGGCGATTTGAACACATGAAACAACCGTTGTGGCGACGTTTGTTACAGCAATATTGGAAGATAAAAGAATGAAATCGGCTGATGATTAAATCTTATCGATGCCGCGTCGGGTATTTATTTTGAGGGCTTTGAATTGTGTAGGTGTCATGCCTGTGACACTTTTGAATTGACTGCTTAAATGAGAAACGCTTGAGTAGTTCATTTGAAAGGCAATCTGAGTGAGGCTCATTTGGTCATAACGTATCAGCTCCTTGACACGCTCAATGCGCTGTTCGATGAAATAACGCTCAATAGTCTGCCCCGTAACTTCACTGAAAAGTTTGCTCAATGCGCTGTAGTCGGCGTGGAGTTCTGATGCGAGATAATCACTTAGGTTGAAGTTTGTAGAGCTCTCACGATAGTGTACAAGCTGGATTATAGCAGTCTTGATTTGCGCTATAGTCTGGTGTTTGCGGTCGTCAAGAAGTTCAAAGCCCAGAGCTTCAAGGTCGCCTTTGAGTTGCTTGTACTGTGTTTCATTGGGCTTTTTCTCAATATGTACTTCGCCAAGTTCTACGGAAAGCGGTTGCATGTTGTTATCGCGCAGCACCTTTTCTACGGCCATCTTGCAACGATCGCACACCATATTCTTAATATACAAGACTGAATTCATCATTTCACAAAGTTACAAAAAGAATGCGAAATGATGCATTTCAAAGTATAAAAAAAGAGACTTAGCATTGCTAAATCCCTTTCATTGAAGTGGGTGGTGATGGATTCGAACCACCGAAGGCATAGCCAGCAGATTTACAGTCTGCCCCATTTGGCCACTCTGGTAACCACCCGTTACATCGGTGGGCGTTGACGGATTCGAACCGCCGACCCTCTGCTTGTAAGGCAGATGCTCTAAACCAGCTGAGCTAAACGCCCTTAACTTGTAAGGCGGGTGCAAAAGTAGACAATTTATTTTAACGCTGCAAGTTTTGCAGTTCTTATTTTACAAAATTTAAGAATAAAGCAAGTGATTAGACAACTTGCTTCTTGTTTATCGGCATGGTGTGGCATCATAACACCGCGTTAGGCTTGTTCGCGCCTGACAGCTTGTGTTTCATTGCGCAGCCATTCACGTTCCTCGGCATTCAAAAGCGGTGAGAGAGCAGTGTAAACATATTCATGGTAGGTATTGAGCCAAGCAATCTCTTCATCGGTCATCATAGGGATGAGAATTGGAGTTGTGTCAATTGGGCAAAGCGTTAGGGGTTCCATGCGAAGGAATTTGCCGAATTCTGTCTCCTCATCTGCCGTTATGAGTAAGGTGTTTTCAATACGAACGCCGAAACGATTTGACAGATATAGCCCTGGTTCATCGGTCACCGTCATGCCTGCATGCAGTGGAGCGGGCTTGTATTCCATGCGTATTTGATGAGGCCCTTCATGCACATTGAGATATGAACCAACGCCATGTCCAGTGCCATGGAGGAAGTTATAGCCTTCACGCCATAGGGGTTCACGGGCTAAAGCATCGAGTTGTGTGCCACTGACTCCATCGGGAAAACGAGCTAATTCAAGTTGGATATGCCCCTTTAATACTATGGTGTAGACGCGTTTCTGCTCTTCTGTGAGAGGGCCAAGTGCAATGGTTCGCGTGATATCCGTTGTGCCGTCTTGATATTGGGCGCCACTGTCGATGAGCACAAATCCATGGGGTTCGATAGCAATGTCTGTCTCGGGAGTGGCTTCGTAATGTACAATTGCACCATGATGTTCGTATCCAACGATGGTATCGAAAGAACTATCACGGAACAATGACTGTTGACTACGCAGGTATATCAGTTTCTTATCCAATGAAATTTCAGTTTCATGACCAGCCTTTACAGCGGGTATGAGCCATTTGAGAAACTTCACCATGGCTACACCGTCACGTTTCATTGCATTGTGAAAACCTTGGATTTCTGTCTCATTTTTCACTGCTTTCATCTCTGGTATGGGCGATGTTGTCAGCACAACTGCTGCTCTTCCTTCTTTCGCACAGGCCACTAAATAGCTGTTGGTCTCGTTAGGATCAAGCAGAATGTTATAGGCAAAGTAGTCCCGTTTAAGATATTTTCCCACCTCATTATAAGGGAGAACCTTAATGGAAAGCATGGCAAGATAGGCTGAAACTTCAGATGTCAGCTTGTCGTTATCAACAAAAAGTGTTGTCTTTTCATGCTCAATGACAAGATAACTCACGAAAACCGGGTTACAATGCACGTCGGTTCCACGCATGTTCAGTGTCCAGGCAATATCATCCAAGGCCGACATCAGCATGCCGTCACAATGTTGTCGGCGCAGGGCTTGACGTATTCTGTCGAGTTTCGAGGTTGTAGTTTCACCGGCAAACTCAAGAGGTTGCAATTCAATTTTATGCTGGGGAATGGCCGGCCGGTCGTTCCAAATGCGAGCCAGTGGGTCGAGATTGAGCCGCAAAGTCATGCCTCCCTGGTGGCGGAGTTCGGCTTTCAAGGCTTCTGTCTCAGCATAACAGCTCACTGTTCCGTCAATACCCACCTCGCTTCCTGAATCGCATTGCTGTCCAATCCATTCTGCAATGGTAGGCGTTCCGTCTACTTTGAGCCTCATAAGTTGGTATTCTGATCCTGCAAGTTGTTGCTCGGCAGCCAGAAAATAGCGCGAATCCGTCCACAAGGCAGCACTTTTCAGTGTGACAACGGCCGTTCCTGCAGAGCCGTTGAAGCCTGATATCCATTCGCGTCCTTTCCAATGTGGGGCCACATATTCACTGTTATGAGCATCTGTGCTTGGGAAGATGAAAGCTGCGATATGCTCTTGTTGCATCACTTCGCGCAATGCTTCCAATCGTTGGTTAATTGTTTCCATGTGCTTTGTTTTGCTAAATCGACATGACAAAGATAAAGTTTTTAAGAATTAACAACAAATAATCTCTTGGATAAATACATTGAATCATGGATTTTTTACTAACTTTGCGGTTGGACAAACCATAGAAATCAGATTTCAAAACAAAACAATATTAATTACAATTATGAAGTATTTAACGAATGACAAGCTGGTTATCGTCGGCGCAGGTGGTATGATTGGTTCTAACATGGTACAGAGTGTATTGATGCTCGGGCTTACTCCTAACATCTGTCTCTACGATATTTTCGAGCCAGGTGTACACGGAGTATATGATGAGATGGCTCAATGTGCATTCCCTGGTGCTAATCTTTGCTACACCACTGACCCTGAAAAGGCATTCACCGGTGCTAAGTATATCATCTCATCCGGCGGTGCTCCACGCAAGGAAGGCATGACTCGTGAGGACCTTTTGAAAGGAAACTGCAAGATTGCTGCCGAGTTTGGTGACAATATCAAGAAGTACTGCCCCAATGTAGAGCATGTGGTTGTCA
The nucleotide sequence above comes from Segatella oris. Encoded proteins:
- a CDS encoding TerC/Alx family metal homeostasis membrane protein; this encodes MHSTEILFLIGFVVFIAAILILDMLVIDRKAHAVSIKEAGTWTLVWITLALAFSAFLWFYGDLVHGIHNFDDLQAVASHYATHLKLNPNDFEGSLQHYRHYMTISYISGYLIEKTLSVDNLFVMMMIFTSFGVKNTEYQHVLNWGILGAIVLRFVFIFAGAAIIQRFDWVLLVFGVVLVYSAYKMYRDRNKKESINVEHHPMVRFLSKYFHVYPRFDGDNFFVRAVKKGNDYELVGKGMKGLLCMTPLFVTVLVIEFSDLIFAFDSIPAVFSVSLDPYVVFFSNIFAILGLRAMFFLLAAIADKFRYLKSGVSFLLLFIGVKLLIHHYVEIDALWSLGVIVAVLVISIAASLIIKPAAHPAQERDIEARHKE
- a CDS encoding glycoside hydrolase family 127 protein, which codes for MKKKLLIAIMASAATCGAMGQPSISGYPYQQVPFTSVTLTPGSFFGDRVRAAKEVTIPLAFSKCKSEHRYENFEKAAHPSDKYSVEKFMLFPFDDTDVYKTIEGASYMLQSFPDKKLVNYIDSVLNIVAKAQETDGYLYTARTMNPMRPHPWSGKKRWEKVEDLSHELYNLGHMLDAAVAHYQATGSKKFLDIARRYADCVIREVGPNPGQACVVPGHQIAEMGLAKLYLATGDRHYLDEAKFFLDYRGKTTIRNQYSQSDIPVVKQREAWGHAVRAGYMYAGMADIAALTGDSAYIKAIDRIWDNIVSKKYYLTGGVGARHNGEAFGADYELPNLTAYNETCAAIAQCYLNMRLFMLHGDSKYIDCLERTLYNGVISGMSIDGGRFFYPNPLSADGIYKFNADGTTTRQPWFGCACCPSNLSRFIPSIPGYVYAVRGNDVYVNLFMASKTNVKVGGKEMKLETETNYPWDGKVAIRVKGNTNKNASLLVRIPGWARGKVTPGGLYSFTDKQKDDWNIAVNGKNYNVEKAEKGYIRINKVKRGDVITLNLDMQPRTILADKRITDDRGCVAVERGPLVYCAESADNNGMKTNQIYIKNNAVFNLIKDYKIRNTEADGKLFSVDALQTAAQELSKNNEGNLTLKNFNLTLIPYYAWNHRGTGCMDVWLKSTDLK
- a CDS encoding enoyl-ACP reductase, giving the protein MAYNLLKGKRGIIFGALNDMSIAWKVAERCAEEGASIVLSNTEMALRMGTLDELSKKINAPVIAADATNYDDLENIFVKAQEMLGGKIDFVLHSIGMSPNVRKHRTYDDLDYNWLNKTLDISAISFHKMLQAAKKVDAIADYGSVVALTYVASHRTFFGYNDMADAKSLLESIARSFGYIYGREKNVRINTISQSPTETTAGKGIKDIDNMMDFADKMSPLGNATAAECADYCVTLFSDLTRKVTMQTLFHDGGFSNMGMSLRAMNQYSKALDDYKDENGNVIYG
- a CDS encoding patatin-like phospholipase family protein, translated to MKKKIALVLSGGGARGFAHIGAIEELESNGYEITSIAGCSMGALIGGMYAAGKLPEVKEWVLALDRRKVLSLVDFSLSLTHLVKGDRVMDALKEIVPDVNIEDLPIPYTAVATDWNSGKEVVFDHGSLYDAIRASISIPLFLNPVRRKDMLLVDGGLVNSLPLNRVVRQPGDLLFGINVSTHDYQGELLMQQFMEKKLLSKSMPAVIMNRIIKHFDGVNVNYVTLLMRTIAIMLEQNTRQQILISRPDLVVQVPMKRYGVFDFDKAAAILQIGKHKTSRALRRFEHMKQPLWRRLLQQYWKIKE
- a CDS encoding helix-turn-helix domain-containing protein; protein product: MMNSVLYIKNMVCDRCKMAVEKVLRDNNMQPLSVELGEVHIEKKPNETQYKQLKGDLEALGFELLDDRKHQTIAQIKTAIIQLVHYRESSTNFNLSDYLASELHADYSALSKLFSEVTGQTIERYFIEQRIERVKELIRYDQMSLTQIAFQMNYSSVSHLSSQFKSVTGMTPTQFKALKINTRRGIDKI
- a CDS encoding aminopeptidase P family protein; translation: METINQRLEALREVMQQEHIAAFIFPSTDAHNSEYVAPHWKGREWISGFNGSAGTAVVTLKSAALWTDSRYFLAAEQQLAGSEYQLMRLKVDGTPTIAEWIGQQCDSGSEVGIDGTVSCYAETEALKAELRHQGGMTLRLNLDPLARIWNDRPAIPQHKIELQPLEFAGETTTSKLDRIRQALRRQHCDGMLMSALDDIAWTLNMRGTDVHCNPVFVSYLVIEHEKTTLFVDNDKLTSEVSAYLAMLSIKVLPYNEVGKYLKRDYFAYNILLDPNETNSYLVACAKEGRAAVVLTTSPIPEMKAVKNETEIQGFHNAMKRDGVAMVKFLKWLIPAVKAGHETEISLDKKLIYLRSQQSLFRDSSFDTIVGYEHHGAIVHYEATPETDIAIEPHGFVLIDSGAQYQDGTTDITRTIALGPLTEEQKRVYTIVLKGHIQLELARFPDGVSGTQLDALAREPLWREGYNFLHGTGHGVGSYLNVHEGPHQIRMEYKPAPLHAGMTVTDEPGLYLSNRFGVRIENTLLITADEETEFGKFLRMEPLTLCPIDTTPILIPMMTDEEIAWLNTYHEYVYTALSPLLNAEEREWLRNETQAVRREQA